The Parasteatoda tepidariorum isolate YZ-2023 chromosome X2, CAS_Ptep_4.0, whole genome shotgun sequence genome includes a region encoding these proteins:
- the LOC139427279 gene encoding uncharacterized protein, producing MKIIIRSSLIIFLLLVIKTTLTDGIKGTSTNISELQPTPTVVISTTTTDDPQPGSSAVPVYYVSDSSEDDQPPRKQMRLDLPLPTDIEIQPPLENSSGLSPEVETLDDFYMRLFPDLVPSISGYNDYEMETDAHPELENAAAFGYFPEENALVDLCNRCFSDLLPSIGEYNDYPSSINAQIHPPLEHDIASVIELEDDDYSIGDYYSGSCLMDISPSAAGRSEISTDFLETFPVEITLEDSDPESQNDRAVSESFINQDDDSDVSTRAVMSDSESMSRSRCRHRREFQRSLIRYGRHENLCDSDSD from the coding sequence CATCAAAACCACCCTCACTGATGGAATAAAGGGGACGTCAACTAACATAAGCGAACTGCAGCCTACCCCAACTGTCGTGATCTCCACCACCACTACGGATGATCCACAACCTGGCTCATCTGCTGTTCCTGTGTATTATGTAAGTGATTCTTCGGAGGATGACCAGCCGCCTAGAAAACAAATGAGGCTAGACCTTCCCCTGCCAACCGATATTGAAATTCAGCCTCCATTAGAAAATTCATCTGGTCTTTCGCCTGAAGTCGAAACCCTTGACGATTTTTATATGAGACTCTTTCCTGATCTGGTGCCTTCTATATCAGGATACAACGACTATGAGATGGAAACAGATGCTCACCCTGAATTAGAAAATGCAGCTGCTTTTGGTTATTTTCCTGAAGAAAATGCCCTCGTTGACTTATGTAACAGATGCTTTTCGGATCTTCTTCCATCCATTGGAGAATACAATGATTATCCAAGTTCAATAAATGCACAAATCCACCCTCCGTTAGAACACGACATTGCTTCTGTTATTGAGCTTGAAGATGATGACTACTCCATCGGTGACTACTATAGCGGATCATGCCTTATGGATATTTCCCCATCTGCAGCAGGACGCAGTGAGATTTCGACTGACTTTTTGGAGACTTTTCCAGTGGAAATTACACTGGAGGATTCCGACCCTGAAAGTCAGAATGATAGAGCTGTTTCTGAAAGCTTCATAAATCAGGATGATGATTCCGATGTGAGCACCAGAGCTGTGATGTCGGATTCGGAATCGATGAGTCGTAGTCGATGCAGACATCGAAGAGAATTTCAACGAAGTTTAATTCGATACGGGAGGCACGAAAACTTATGTGACTCTGACTCCGACTAG